One Saccharopolyspora erythraea NRRL 2338 genomic region harbors:
- a CDS encoding Mut7-C RNAse domain-containing protein yields MTDERATLRVRIDPDLWLFVAPRHRVGQVAVPHDGTATLGHVTESLGVPLTEVGELLVDGTARESGRRAEAGTTVEVRPVRRPQPAPPRFLLDVHLGKLARRLRLLGVDTAYRNDADDDELIERAAREHRVLLTQDRGLLRRRALRAGAYVRGTDPAGQLTDVLDRFAPPLAPWTRCTSCNGELAAVPKQEVLPEIQPGTRRYYDDYARCRDCGRVYWRGAHSRRIDGIIRAARSVHPDGFS; encoded by the coding sequence ATGACGGACGAGCGAGCGACGCTGCGAGTCCGGATCGACCCTGACCTGTGGCTGTTCGTGGCACCGCGGCACCGGGTCGGGCAGGTCGCGGTGCCCCACGACGGGACGGCGACCCTCGGCCACGTCACCGAGTCGCTCGGGGTGCCGCTGACCGAGGTCGGCGAACTGCTCGTGGACGGCACCGCGCGGGAGTCCGGTCGCCGGGCGGAGGCGGGGACGACGGTGGAGGTCCGGCCGGTGCGGCGACCGCAGCCCGCCCCGCCGCGCTTCCTGCTCGACGTCCACCTCGGCAAGCTGGCACGGCGCCTGCGGCTGCTGGGGGTCGACACGGCCTACCGCAACGACGCCGATGACGACGAGCTGATCGAACGCGCGGCCCGCGAGCACCGGGTGCTGCTCACCCAGGACCGCGGGCTGCTCCGCCGCCGTGCGCTGCGCGCCGGCGCCTACGTGCGCGGGACCGATCCGGCCGGGCAGCTCACCGACGTGCTCGACCGCTTCGCTCCCCCGCTGGCGCCGTGGACGCGCTGCACCTCCTGCAACGGCGAGCTGGCCGCCGTGCCCAAGCAGGAGGTGCTGCCGGAGATCCAGCCGGGCACGCGGCGCTACTACGACGACTACGCGCGCTGCCGCGACTGCGGGCGCGTCTATTGGCGCGGGGCGCACTCGCGGCGCATCGACGGGATCATCCGCGCCGCGCGGTCGGTGCACCCCGACGGGTTCAGCTGA
- a CDS encoding esterase/lipase family protein: MRSLVRIASAVVLTTVAAVVAPQPAMAQAGDPIVFVHGYRGQAATWDDMKSKFAASGYAQDRLHAFEYPAGISNAQAAERLDAYVGDVLAKTRASKVDVVSHSMGALNSRHWMKFLGGADVVDDWVGLGAPNHGTDTARLCADVACQEMRPGSEFLNALNADDETHGAANYGNFWSDCDGVVQPARSAVLEGATNVRVGCVHHVDLVRNREVYDQVAAFVS; this comes from the coding sequence GTGAGGTCGCTGGTTCGGATCGCTTCGGCGGTGGTGCTGACGACGGTGGCCGCGGTGGTCGCGCCCCAGCCGGCGATGGCGCAGGCGGGCGATCCGATCGTTTTCGTGCACGGCTACCGGGGCCAGGCCGCGACGTGGGACGACATGAAGTCCAAGTTCGCCGCGAGCGGCTACGCCCAGGACCGGCTGCACGCCTTCGAGTACCCCGCCGGCATCTCCAACGCCCAAGCCGCCGAACGCCTGGACGCCTACGTCGGCGACGTGCTGGCCAAGACGCGCGCGAGCAAGGTCGACGTCGTCAGTCACTCGATGGGGGCCTTGAACTCCCGGCACTGGATGAAATTCCTCGGCGGTGCCGACGTGGTCGACGACTGGGTCGGCCTCGGCGCGCCCAACCACGGCACCGACACGGCGCGGCTGTGCGCGGACGTGGCCTGCCAGGAGATGCGCCCCGGCTCGGAGTTCCTCAACGCGCTCAACGCCGACGACGAGACGCACGGTGCGGCCAACTACGGCAACTTCTGGTCCGACTGCGACGGAGTGGTCCAGCCCGCGCGGTCGGCGGTGCTGGAGGGCGCGACCAACGTCCGGGTCGGCTGCGTGCACCACGTGGACCTGGTTCGCAACCGCGAGGTCTACGACCAGGTCGCCGCTTTCGTCAGCTGA
- a CDS encoding SGNH/GDSL hydrolase family protein — MHYLRQAACVTAATAMTLATTVIAAPAFAADAATNYVALGDSYSSGVGSREYFEDSGDCLRSPKSYAQLWADAHGVDSFTFNACSGATTDDVNSGQLDGLGADTTLVTISVGGNDVGFSSVVQDCLLGNDEGCDNAVSAAEEKGRSELPGKLDTTYANIKQAAPNAEVVVLGYPRLNQPTGGCGIPGFSEAKRQRINAGADVLAEVISERASAAGFTYADTRDAFEGHGVCSSSEWINGPSNPLQESFHPNTSGYAEGYLPVLNSVTG; from the coding sequence ATGCACTACTTACGGCAGGCCGCGTGCGTCACCGCGGCGACCGCCATGACCCTCGCGACCACCGTCATCGCGGCGCCGGCGTTCGCGGCCGACGCGGCAACCAACTACGTCGCACTCGGCGACTCCTACTCCTCCGGGGTGGGCAGCCGGGAATACTTCGAGGACAGCGGGGACTGCCTGCGCAGCCCCAAGTCCTACGCCCAGCTGTGGGCCGACGCCCACGGCGTGGACAGCTTCACCTTCAACGCCTGCTCCGGCGCGACCACCGACGACGTCAACTCCGGCCAGCTCGACGGGCTCGGCGCCGACACCACCCTGGTGACCATCTCGGTCGGCGGCAACGATGTCGGGTTCTCCAGCGTCGTGCAGGACTGCCTGCTCGGCAACGACGAGGGCTGCGACAACGCGGTCAGCGCAGCCGAGGAGAAGGGCCGCAGCGAGCTGCCCGGCAAGCTCGACACCACCTACGCCAACATCAAGCAGGCCGCGCCCAACGCCGAGGTCGTCGTGCTCGGCTACCCCCGGCTGAACCAGCCGACCGGCGGTTGCGGCATTCCCGGCTTCTCCGAGGCCAAGCGGCAGCGGATCAACGCCGGGGCCGACGTGCTCGCCGAGGTCATCAGCGAGCGCGCCTCGGCGGCGGGCTTCACCTACGCCGACACGCGCGACGCCTTCGAGGGCCACGGCGTGTGCAGCAGCTCGGAATGGATCAACGGGCCGAGCAACCCGCTGCAGGAGTCGTTCCACCCGAACACCTCCGGCTACGCGGAGGGCTACCTGCCGGTGCTGAACTCGGTCACCGGCTGA
- a CDS encoding MFS transporter, which produces MVAAADGSEDGRPSRRQWRWAALAAMASYIDAGSIVAAAAGLPLWESYLGLGSTTVGLLTAFSSNAISAAVGALVGGRLGDLFGRKRIYAWDLLVFAFGIAWIVFAVNLPMLFAGYVIVGLAVGADLPTSLALVAEFSPARSRGRLLGLSQIAWCVGPLVTLLLAFALAPLGVLGVRIVFAHLFVVAIVTWLLRRSIVESARWQRASGPNPMAASRLRDLATPANRRALLFTGSVYLLWNIAAGTNGAFLPYILQRQGGADQATSVAVQSLSFVLTTFAVLLLFMPLSDTRYRRPVFAVGALMQVAALAAFVVLPVGIGAALVNVVLFGIGAACAGESFYKLWSQEMFPTVLRGTAQGITFAVSRVVLGVWSFLVPVMLSSAFGLRGMSAIMMGMLVLFGVIGVVFMPDSAGRSLGELDTAHRPSGSPQRT; this is translated from the coding sequence CGGCGGACGGATCCGAGGACGGCAGACCTTCCCGGCGCCAGTGGCGGTGGGCGGCGCTGGCGGCCATGGCCTCCTACATCGACGCGGGCTCGATCGTGGCCGCCGCGGCCGGACTGCCGCTGTGGGAGTCCTACCTCGGTCTGGGGTCCACGACGGTGGGTTTGCTGACGGCGTTCAGCAGCAACGCGATCTCGGCCGCGGTCGGCGCGTTGGTCGGCGGCAGGCTCGGCGACCTGTTCGGGCGCAAGCGCATCTACGCATGGGACCTGCTGGTCTTCGCCTTCGGCATCGCGTGGATCGTCTTCGCCGTCAACCTGCCGATGCTGTTCGCCGGATACGTGATCGTGGGACTGGCGGTCGGGGCCGACCTGCCGACGTCGCTGGCGCTGGTCGCCGAGTTCTCCCCGGCGCGATCGCGCGGCAGGTTGCTGGGGCTGAGCCAGATCGCCTGGTGCGTCGGGCCGCTGGTGACGCTGCTGCTGGCGTTCGCGCTCGCCCCGCTCGGGGTGCTGGGCGTCCGCATCGTCTTCGCGCACCTGTTCGTGGTCGCGATCGTCACCTGGCTGCTGCGGCGCTCCATCGTGGAGTCCGCGCGCTGGCAGCGCGCGAGCGGCCCGAACCCGATGGCGGCGAGCAGGCTCCGCGACCTCGCCACGCCCGCCAACCGCAGGGCCTTGCTGTTCACCGGATCGGTGTACCTGCTGTGGAACATCGCGGCCGGGACCAACGGCGCCTTCCTGCCCTACATCCTGCAACGGCAGGGTGGTGCCGACCAGGCCACCAGCGTCGCGGTCCAGAGCCTGAGCTTCGTGCTGACCACGTTCGCGGTGCTGCTGCTGTTCATGCCGCTCAGCGACACCCGCTACCGGCGCCCGGTGTTCGCCGTGGGCGCGCTGATGCAGGTCGCGGCGCTGGCGGCGTTCGTGGTGCTGCCGGTCGGCATCGGCGCGGCGCTGGTCAACGTGGTCCTGTTCGGCATCGGTGCGGCCTGCGCGGGGGAGTCGTTCTACAAGCTCTGGTCGCAGGAGATGTTCCCGACGGTGCTGCGCGGCACCGCCCAGGGCATCACCTTCGCGGTCTCGCGCGTCGTGCTCGGGGTGTGGAGCTTCCTGGTGCCGGTGATGCTCTCGTCGGCCTTCGGGCTGCGGGGCATGTCGGCGATCATGATGGGAATGCTGGTCCTGTTCGGCGTGATCGGCGTGGTGTTCATGCCGGACTCTGCGGGCAGGTCGCTGGGCGAGCTCGACACCGCGCACCGGCCCTCCGGCAGTCCACAGCGGACCTGA